A single window of Malus sylvestris chromosome 5, drMalSylv7.2, whole genome shotgun sequence DNA harbors:
- the LOC126624695 gene encoding uncharacterized protein LOC126624695 isoform X2 produces the protein MESPNNNIRALHARIYPSIEEFNKPNLQVGFSDEDASFFSGQFQAFPTFFGSGKAKSSFHYAATSNWLQSFLYEHSVNLEDLLKLSDVMVEHFLGSNGVFSCFVNSDSQFAFHSKDLIKLSTVMIKHSIGPNQDLVQLNSP, from the exons ATG GAGAGTCCTAACAACAACATTCGAGCTTTGCATGCTCGAATCTACCCCTCGATCGAAGAGTTCAATAAGCCCAACTTGCAGGTGGGTTTTTCCGACGAAGATGCGAGTTTTTTTTCCGGCCAATTTCAAGCATTTCCAACCTTTTTTGGGTCTGGAAAAG CAAAGTCGTCTTTTCACTATGCAGCCACTAGCAACTGGTTACAGAGCTTCCT TTATGAACATTCTGTCAACCTGGAGGATCTTTTAAAACTCAGTGATGTGATGGTTGAGCACTTTCTTGGTTCCAATGGAG TTTTTTCGTGCTTTGTGAATAGTGATTCACAGTTTGCATTCCATTCCAAGGATCTTATAAAACTCAGCACTGTGATGATCAAGCACTCTATTGGTCCCAATCAAG ATTTGGTTCAATTGAATAGTCCCTGA
- the LOC126624695 gene encoding uncharacterized protein LOC126624695 isoform X1, whose product MVFLMFWESPNNNIRALHARIYPSIEEFNKPNLQVGFSDEDASFFSGQFQAFPTFFGSGKAKSSFHYAATSNWLQSFLYEHSVNLEDLLKLSDVMVEHFLGSNGVFSCFVNSDSQFAFHSKDLIKLSTVMIKHSIGPNQDLVQLNSP is encoded by the exons ATG GTATTTCTTATGTTTTGG GAGAGTCCTAACAACAACATTCGAGCTTTGCATGCTCGAATCTACCCCTCGATCGAAGAGTTCAATAAGCCCAACTTGCAGGTGGGTTTTTCCGACGAAGATGCGAGTTTTTTTTCCGGCCAATTTCAAGCATTTCCAACCTTTTTTGGGTCTGGAAAAG CAAAGTCGTCTTTTCACTATGCAGCCACTAGCAACTGGTTACAGAGCTTCCT TTATGAACATTCTGTCAACCTGGAGGATCTTTTAAAACTCAGTGATGTGATGGTTGAGCACTTTCTTGGTTCCAATGGAG TTTTTTCGTGCTTTGTGAATAGTGATTCACAGTTTGCATTCCATTCCAAGGATCTTATAAAACTCAGCACTGTGATGATCAAGCACTCTATTGGTCCCAATCAAG ATTTGGTTCAATTGAATAGTCCCTGA